Proteins from a single region of Haloplanus sp. GDY1:
- a CDS encoding type II toxin-antitoxin system HicB family antitoxin, whose protein sequence is MSIDSGHGPGRESRITLTHNEDGTWTARDLEVEVSAQDEMRDEALENLDAVVDAIENDGGREPTEEELRELGIDPDENTPGRGDLPDVLK, encoded by the coding sequence ATGAGTATCGATTCCGGGCACGGACCTGGCCGGGAATCGCGAATCACCCTGACCCACAACGAGGACGGGACCTGGACCGCCCGAGACCTCGAAGTCGAGGTGTCCGCTCAGGACGAAATGCGAGACGAGGCCCTCGAAAACCTCGATGCCGTCGTCGACGCGATCGAAAACGACGGTGGGCGTGAACCCACCGAGGAGGAGCTGCGAGAACTCGGAATCGATCCCGACGAGAACACACCGGGTCGCGGCGACCTGCCGGACGTTCTCAAGTAA
- a CDS encoding SMP-30/gluconolactonase/LRE family protein yields the protein MSTDIAIVADYGCQVAEGPIWHPDDEALYWIDVPAGSLFRYRPATGEHAHVFEADVIAGITVEADGSLLLFEDGGVVRRLDTGTWEADPVLELPEESDTRFNDVVADPAGRVFAGTMPTESRPGRLYRIDPDGTYHRLVDDLAIPNGLGFTPARDGLYVTESEARRIRRYAYEEATGRLSDRTAFAAVDRDGLPDGLTVDATGDVWSAEWNGGQVVRYDDSGAVVETVACPAETVSSLTFGGENYETAYVTTGLGYYERRSKGELGPAAGALLAADLGVEGRPEFRSRLTCP from the coding sequence GTGAGTACCGATATCGCGATCGTCGCCGACTACGGCTGCCAGGTGGCGGAGGGGCCGATCTGGCACCCCGACGACGAGGCGCTCTACTGGATCGACGTCCCCGCGGGGTCGCTGTTCCGATACCGTCCGGCGACGGGCGAGCACGCGCACGTGTTCGAGGCCGACGTGATCGCCGGCATCACGGTGGAGGCGGACGGCAGCCTGCTGCTCTTCGAGGACGGCGGAGTCGTCCGTCGTCTCGATACGGGGACGTGGGAGGCGGACCCGGTCCTCGAACTCCCCGAGGAGTCCGATACCCGATTCAACGACGTCGTCGCCGACCCGGCGGGGCGCGTGTTCGCCGGGACGATGCCGACGGAGAGCCGTCCCGGTCGACTCTACCGGATCGATCCCGACGGCACGTACCACCGCCTGGTCGACGATCTGGCCATCCCGAACGGACTCGGGTTCACGCCCGCCCGGGACGGCCTGTACGTCACGGAGTCGGAGGCGCGTCGCATCCGGCGATACGCCTACGAGGAGGCGACTGGGCGGCTCTCGGATCGCACCGCGTTCGCGGCCGTCGACCGCGACGGCCTTCCGGACGGACTCACCGTCGACGCGACCGGGGACGTCTGGTCGGCGGAGTGGAACGGCGGGCAGGTGGTCCGGTACGACGACTCGGGAGCGGTCGTCGAGACGGTCGCCTGCCCCGCGGAGACGGTGTCCAGCCTGACCTTCGGCGGCGAGAACTACGAGACGGCGTACGTGACGACGGGGCTCGGTTACTACGAGCGGCGTTCGAAGGGCGAACTGGGACCCGCCGCGGGCGCGCTGCTGGCGGCGGATCTGGGCGTCGAGGGTCGCCCCGAGTTCCGGTCGCGGCTGACGTGCCCGTGA
- a CDS encoding cupin domain-containing protein — translation MAERLDPGSYIGFHGHFESEGPTEERYWVLNGHARLQAEYRDVTMRQFDCAFVPTGRMHTVGNTGTERVWVAAWPSKGARTVRSTPTTWRRRSDPACRRGSGA, via the coding sequence ATGGCAGAACGGCTGGATCCGGGGTCGTACATCGGCTTTCACGGCCACTTCGAGAGCGAGGGTCCGACCGAGGAGAGATACTGGGTGTTGAACGGCCACGCCCGTCTGCAGGCCGAGTACCGGGACGTCACGATGCGTCAGTTCGACTGTGCGTTCGTCCCGACCGGCCGTATGCACACGGTCGGGAACACCGGTACCGAGCGGGTCTGGGTGGCGGCGTGGCCGTCGAAGGGGGCGAGGACGGTGCGTTCGACACCGACGACCTGGAGACGTCGGAGCGACCCCGCATGCAGGAGGGGTTCCGGCGCGTGA
- a CDS encoding PQQ-binding-like beta-propeller repeat protein — translation MPSIERRTFLGTLSAGVVAGLGGCSSSCPDGEPPEPTTTFGTGEAARGFDTLPGGAWPAPRFDAANTGFAPSRRPPTDGPTLRWRTTLPAPSVDDVATDVSAPTVADGRVFITTGAGAFALSLRDGQERWHDDSLAPASVASSRGYGRELAPPVLDDGTAYVPTADGVVALRTDDGTERWRATDVTPAGPPVVADGAVFVPGRGELVALDTAGGNRRWAAATSGGSLPAVADGTVVVAGEELRALDAATGDRLWSSSVRPESDPVVADGTVFLGSYEGVVGVALDDGSERWSVDRGGGRTYSMPVVTPETVYAVERPGEAGDATFALDRRAEGAPEPRWCSYVGDGAVTAAAGGHAFATGSGSGDRRAPPRLLAFTARFGEATWGFRSVEPLLAPAVLDGGVVTATRRGTVVAVGGE, via the coding sequence ATGCCCTCCATCGAACGCAGGACGTTTCTCGGTACGCTCTCGGCCGGGGTCGTCGCCGGACTCGGCGGCTGTTCGTCGTCGTGTCCCGACGGCGAGCCCCCGGAGCCGACGACGACGTTCGGCACGGGCGAGGCCGCCCGGGGGTTCGACACCCTCCCCGGCGGGGCCTGGCCCGCGCCGAGGTTCGACGCCGCCAACACGGGCTTTGCCCCGTCGCGGCGGCCGCCGACCGACGGCCCGACGCTCCGCTGGCGAACGACGCTTCCCGCCCCGTCCGTCGACGACGTCGCGACCGACGTGAGCGCGCCGACCGTCGCCGACGGCCGGGTCTTCATCACGACCGGCGCGGGCGCGTTCGCGCTCTCGCTCCGGGACGGCCAAGAGCGGTGGCACGACGACTCACTCGCGCCGGCGTCGGTCGCGTCGTCCCGGGGATACGGGCGCGAACTCGCGCCGCCCGTCCTCGACGACGGCACCGCGTACGTGCCGACCGCCGACGGCGTCGTCGCCCTCCGCACCGACGACGGGACGGAACGGTGGCGTGCCACCGACGTCACGCCTGCCGGTCCGCCCGTCGTCGCCGACGGCGCGGTGTTCGTTCCCGGCCGCGGCGAACTGGTCGCCCTCGACACCGCCGGCGGGAATCGGCGCTGGGCGGCCGCGACGTCGGGCGGGTCGCTCCCCGCGGTGGCCGACGGCACCGTCGTCGTCGCAGGCGAGGAACTCCGCGCCCTCGACGCCGCGACCGGCGACCGACTGTGGTCGTCGTCGGTGCGCCCGGAGTCCGACCCCGTCGTCGCCGACGGCACCGTCTTCCTCGGAAGCTACGAGGGGGTCGTCGGCGTCGCCCTCGACGACGGGTCGGAGCGCTGGAGCGTCGACCGGGGCGGCGGCCGCACCTACTCGATGCCGGTGGTCACCCCCGAAACCGTCTACGCCGTCGAGCGGCCGGGCGAGGCCGGCGACGCGACGTTCGCGCTCGACCGGCGCGCCGAGGGCGCCCCCGAACCTCGCTGGTGTTCGTACGTCGGCGACGGTGCGGTCACCGCCGCCGCCGGCGGGCACGCCTTCGCCACGGGGTCCGGGTCGGGCGACCGACGGGCGCCCCCCCGCTTGCTCGCCTTCACCGCCCGCTTCGGCGAGGCGACGTGGGGGTTCCGGAGCGTCGAACCCCTGCTGGCGCCGGCGGTCCTCGACGGCGGCGTCGTGACGGCGACGCGACGCGGGACCGTCGTGGCCGTGGGGGGTGAGTGA